Proteins encoded together in one Ciona intestinalis chromosome 3, KH, whole genome shotgun sequence window:
- the LOC100187195 gene encoding neuralized-like protein 2 encodes MYKLNQIGNSEFDVIGSNLNTEWDDMGTSGKFRFHPNCGSNIRLSKDNLIARRVEGFSNAVCFSESPLLLGQLFLIEIKDTDKSWSGHLRVGITQINPNLDHILEMVVPMMIDDGRTWALAITKFHNRVSDEHRDLSKSESVLNFGNARVNSDYLCFAGKRALTYSLNGTRMADFGQAVLRGSRIGIVLRPVTSQRRKQYCDLHLVINGEDMGAVVTRIPMTKPLYAVVDVYSITKEVKILSLPAMTSLTHMCRDVIRDHISDKDEFIKLGLPHCLQTFVEYGFYPDRVLNK; translated from the exons ATGTACAAACTTAATCAAATAGGAAATAGTGAATTTGATGTCATTGGAAGCAACTTGAATACTGAGTGGGATGATATGGGGACATCTGGTAAATTTCGTTTTCATCCGAACTGTGGAAGCAACATTCGTTTAAGCAAAGATAACCTGATTGCACGGCGAGTGGAAGGTTTCTCTAACGCTGTTTGCTTCAG TGAATCTCCTCTTCTCCTGGGACAATTATTCCTCATTGAGATAAAAGACACCGATAAAAGTTGGTCAGGTCATCTTCGAGTTGGGATCACTCAAATTAATCCTAACCTCGACCATATTCTTGAAATGGTGGTTCCGATGATGATTGACGATGGCCGTACGTGGGCGCTAGCGATCACTAAATTCCACAACCGTGTTAGTGACGAACATCGTGATCTTTCTAAGTCTGAATCAGTCTTAAATTTCGGAAACGCCAGGGTAAACTCGGATTATCTCTGCTTTGCCGGGAAAAGAGCTTTGACGTATAGTCTAAACGGTACACGGATGGCGGATTTTGGTCAAGCTGTTTTAAGGGGAAGCAGAATTGGGATTGTACTTaggcctgtgacgtcacaaagacGTAAACAGTACTGtgatttacatttagttaTCAACGGCGAAGATATGGGGGCAGTTGTAACACGAATACCAATGACAAAACCTTTATACGCAGTTGTAGATGTATATAGTATCACGAAAGAAGTAAAAATACTTTCCCTCCctgctatgacgtcattaacacACATgtgtcgtgacgtcataagagATCACATCAGCGACAAAGATGAATTTATTAAGTTAGGACTACCCCATTGTTTACAAACGTTTGTCGAATATGGGttttatcctgatcgtgttttaaacaagtaa
- the LOC100178472 gene encoding uncharacterized protein LOC100178472 — protein sequence MRFGSLLFAFILIGLHQMAEGTSYGPPVSACSSMLPSGHPVNGETNLGFNISANQTSFSAGQVIEITVSGETSFKGLFIQVRRASLSNNAYGSFINPVPSGFKLMVCPNQPSSSDKGAVGHSNPNPKGNSATFLWRAPMGSCDGDGADYEMRATVVTTYATYETGITRGIVCDPNMGGEDEGSDNNDNDDVCINSSDVTVIFEKYNTSFESGFDGWISNGFTRHAGITPSTITGPSSAYDGNYYAYFETSHPAQPGDVANLTSTNDLAGCFCLTFYHQHAVKENTGHLFRVLVNEEIALEIEGTDNMWHPYQVQVDQPGPVVIRFTATRGTNWQGDTALDLISIYQGLCT from the exons ATGAGGTTTGGAAGTTTATTATTTGCCTTTATCCTGATTGGTTTACATCAGATGGCCGAAGGTACAAGTTACGGTCCTCCAGTTTCTGCTTGCTCCAGTATGCTTCCTTCTGGCCACCCAGTGAATGGCGAAACTAAccttggttttaatatttctgcTAACCAAACATCTTTCTCAGCAGGACAAGTGATTGAAA TCACTGTCTCTGGAGAGACTAGCTTTAAAGGACTCTTCATCCAAGTGAGAAGAGCATCACTTTCAAATAATGCTTACGGTTCTTTTATTAATCCGGTGCCATCCGGCTTTAAGTTAATGGTGTGTCCCAACCAACCGTCAAGTTCGGACAAAGGTGCCGTTGGTCATTCCAATCCTAATCCAAAGGGGAATTCAGCAACTTTCTTGTGGAGAGCACCCATGGGCTCGTGTGATGGCGACGGTGCCGATTATGAAATGCG GGCGACGGTGGTGACTACCTACGCCACGTACGAAACTGGAATAACAAGAGGGATTGTTTGTGATCCTAATATGGGAGGAGAAGATGAAGGGAGTGACAACAACGATAATGATGATGTTTGCATCAATAGCAGCGATGTTACTGTTATATTTGAAA AATACAATACAAGCTTTGAAAGTGGGTTTGATGGATGGATAAGCAACGGCTTTACCCGCCACGCTGGGATAACTCCATCAACTATTACTGGACCATCATCTGCATATGACG GAAATTATTACGCCTACTTCGAGACTAGCCATCCCGCTCAACCAGGAGACGTAGCAAACTTAACAAGCACGAATGACCTGGCTGGCTGCTTCTGCCTAACCTTTTACCACCAACATGCTGTTAAAGAGAACACGGGTCATTTGTTCCGCGTGCTTGTGAATGAAGAAATAGCATTAGAAATTGAGGGGACCGACAACATGTGGCATCCTTACCAAGTACAAGTTGACCAGCCCGGTCCAGTAGTG ATACGTTTTACGGCCACCAGAGGAACCAACTGGCAGGGCGACACAGCACTCGACCTTATCAGTATTTATCAAGGCCTTTGCACGTAA